The following are encoded together in the Bactrocera neohumeralis isolate Rockhampton chromosome 6, APGP_CSIRO_Bneo_wtdbg2-racon-allhic-juicebox.fasta_v2, whole genome shotgun sequence genome:
- the LOC126762990 gene encoding four and a half LIM domains protein 2 isoform X7 has translation MADVDKLSSRMKSRLHLQTKTIGADRIRKAKDNNEDIAVLSMFLPNASAQEENRKFYCTLGDFCRLGDPRATKAGTKKMEYKTRQWHENCFCCCVCKTAIGTKSFIPREQEIYCAGCYEEKFATRCIKCNKVITSGGVTYKNEPWHRECFTCTHCNITLAGQRFTSRDEKPYCAECFGELFAKRCTACEKPITGIGGTRFISFEDRHWHHDCFVCASCKTSLVGRGFITDGPDIICPECAKQRLM, from the exons ATGGCCGACGTCGATAAGTTATCCTCGCGTATGAAATCTCGTTTGCATTTACAAACGAAAACAATCGGCGCCGATCGCATACGAAAAGCCAAAGATAATAATGAGGATATTGCGGTGTTGAGCATGTTCCTGCCGAATGCGTCGGCGCAGGAGGAGAATCGCAAATTCTATTGTACTCTGGGCGATTTCTGTCGCCTTGGCGATCCGCGCGCAACAAAAGCag gcACGAAGAAAATGGAATACAAGACACGCCAGTGGCATGAGAATTGCTTCTGTTGTTGTGTATGCAAAACGGCCATTGGCACTAAGTCGTTCATCCCCAGAGAGCAGGAGATCTATTGCGCTGGCTGCTATGAGGAGAAGTTCGCCACCAGATGTATCAAATGCAACAAG GTCATCACTTCGGGCGGTGTAACCTACAAGAACGAACCATGGCATCGCGAATGCTTCACCTGCACTCACTGCAACATTACGTTGGCCGGTCAGCGCTTCACCAGCAGAGATGAGAAGCCCTACTGCGCCGAATGTTTCGGTGAATTATTCGCCAAACGCTGCACAGCTTGCGAGAAGCCTATTACCG GTATTGGCGGCACACGCTTCATCTCCTTCGAGGATCGTCACTGGCATCACGACTGCTTCGTGTGTGCCAGCTGCAAGACCAGTCTAGTCGGACGTGGCTTCATCACCGACGGCCCCGACATCATTTGCCCCGAATGCGCCAAGCAGAGACTCATGTAA